GGGCGAGGGCAGGTCGGCCACAGTCGGGAACGGCACTCCGACGTCCGCGCCGTGCAGGAACGCCTGCGTCAGCCACCAGTGGGAGTCGCGGCCCCGGTAGCGGCGGGGAACGGCGGAGCACTCCGAGACGGCCAGGTGCACCTCGCGTCCGGCGTCGTGCAGTTCCTCCGCGATCTGGGCGCCGGACTGGCCCGTCCCGACCACGAGGACGGCGCCGTCCGCGAGCTGCCGCGGACGCCGGTAGTCGGCCGAGTGCAGTTGCCGGACGTGGGCGGGAAGCCGCCGTGAGACGGGCGGGGTCTTCGGACGCTGGTACGGGCCAGTCGCGAGTACGACATTGCGGGCGGAGATCGGGCCGGAGCGGGTGTGCGCGCGGAAACCGCCGGGAGCGGGCGCCAGCCGGGTGACCTCGACGCCCAGGCGCACGGGGGCGCCGATCACTTCGGCGTACTCGGTGAGGTGGGCGACGACCTCGGCGCGCGGCATGAACCCGTCCGGGTCGGGACCCGTGTAGGGCATTCCGGGGAGCATGACGGTGAAGTTCGGCGCGACGAGGTGGAGGCTGTCCCAGCGGTCGTTCCAGCCGCCGCCGAGGCGGTCGCGCCCGTCGACGACCAGGTGCTCGACGCCCGCCTTCGTCAGCCAGTGGCTGGTGGACAGGCCCGCCTGCCCGGCCCCGATGACGAGCGTGTCGATCCGTTCCGTGCTGCACCTCCCAAGACCGACACATTTTTAGCATGTCGGGCGGGACGGAACGGGGGCCCGGCGTCGCCAGGCCCCCGCGGGTCGGATCAGATGTCGGCGATGACAGCGCCGAAGCCGGCGCCGGCGGCGAAGCCGGCGATGGCGGTGAACGCGGTGAGGAGACCGAAGTCTCCGACCGAGCCGATGACCCCGATGCCGAAGACGACGGCGATGGCGACGCCGTCCCCGACGAGTCGCCCCCAGTTGTCCCTGGGGGCGGCACCGCCGTAGGAGGCGCGGTAGCCCCTTTCGGCGCGGGCTCCGACGAAGCCGAGGAAGCCGCCGATCGTGCCGGCGACGAGGCCGTGGGAGACGCCGGGGCCGGTCATCGCGGCCATGAGGCCGGAGTCGGTGAACCCGGCCGGGACACCGAAGCCGTGGAGCATCTCGGCTTGGACGGTGTGGACCAGGTGCGTGAAGAGCCCTGCGAAGACGGTGCCGGTGACAGCACCGATCACGATCGCGAGGAGTCCGTATCCGATGAATTTCATGATGATTCCCGGTTTGTATTGGGGCGCTCGTGCTTCACGAACGCCTGCCGGTTGGTCGAGACCCGCGCTTCACCACGGGCACTGGGCTCTACCGTGCCGGTTCCGGTCCACTCGGCAACGCGGCCGCGGCCGCGGTTCCGCCGGGACCGGATCGAGACCGCGCGGCACGCCCGGACCAGAAGGCTCTCCGCCGTGTCCGGTCAGCGGTGGTCAACGCGGCCGGGGTCCGGACGGTCCTTCGCGAAAGGGTCAGTGGCATACGCGTGTCCGGCGTCGCGTCGGACCTGTCAACTGACATACAAACCATGAAGGTCTATCTCGGTATCCCCGTCGGTTCCGTAGGCAAGATCCTCAAGGGCTCCGCCGTAGCGGCGGCGTTGCTGGCGGCCGTGGTGGCCGCCGGATGCTCCACCCGCTCCTCCTCGGAGGCGCCGGACAACGGACGGCCGCCGGTCTCGGCGACCGCCACCGCCGAGGACGCGACCCCCGTCGCGGACCCGAGCCCGACCGCGACCGCGGAGCCGTCCGCGGAGCCGTCCACCAGCCAGCCGGAGGCCACGGCCTCCGACGTCTCCGTCCTCCCGGGCAAGGTCGTCGGCGCGTTCGAGGACGGGCCCCAGGGTCCGTTCCTCGTCCTCGCGCCGATCGACGAGGACCAGGGGGACCTGGAGTACGCCGTGAAGCAGCCCGACGCCCTCAGGAACCTGGACGTCACGGCGCTGCCGATCTCGAAGGCCTGGAAGGTCGACGTCTCGCCCGAGGTGCTCCGGGCCTGCCGGCCCAACACCGTTCGCATGGTGTTCATGGAGTTCCCGTCCTGCGGGGGCTCCGCGGACGCCGCGCCCAGCACGACCGACCGGTGACGAGCCGGCCGGTCTGAGGTCGATCCCCGGGGCACGCGCCCCGGGGATCACTTTTCTCCGCCCTTCTCCGCGCGGCCGAACCGGCCAGGCGCACCACATGCTTCCGCGAACCGAAGGGGTGGAGATCCTCCCCCTTCCGGCCATGACGGGTCCGGCGGCCCGTCGCGGCCGCCGGACCGGAGGGTCCTCGGCCGGAGGTCGGGAGAACCGCCGAGGTGCGGGAGAATCGCGGCATGCAGTTCGGCGTTCTGGGGCCCGTCGAGGTCCGAGCGGACGGGGCGGTCGTCCCGGTGGGCGGGCCGCTGGTGCGGGCGCTGCTGGCGATGCTCCTCCTGGACGCCGGGCGGCTCGTCCCGGCCGAGCGGCTCATCGACGGGCTGTACGGGGAGGAGCCGCCGAGCGGGGCGGCCAACGCGCTGCAGTCGCAGGTGTCGCGGCTCCGGCGGGGGCTGGGCGACCCGGCGCTGGTCGAGGGGACGCCCGCCGGGTACCGGATCGCCGTGCGGCGGGAGGACGTCGACGTCCACCGGTTCCAGCGGCTCGCGGCGGACGCCGGGGCCGCGGGGCGGCACGAGGCGGCGGGGCTGCTCCGGGAGGCGCTCGGGCTGTGGCGCGGGCCCGCGCTGGCGGACGTGAGCGCGCCCTTCGCGGCGGGGCAGGCGGCTCGGCTGGAGGAGGAGCGGGCCTGCGCCGTCGAGGCGTACGGCGAGGCGATGCTCGCGGAGGACCCCGGGGCGGCGGTCGCCGCGCTGCGGGACCTGGTGGACGCGCAGCCGCTGCGGGAGCGGGCGCGGGCGCTGCTCATGCGCGCGCTGCACCGGAGCGGGCGGCAGGCCGAGGCGCTCGCGGTGTTCGAGACCGGGCGGGAGGTCCTGGCCGAGGAGCTCGGCGCCGATCCGTCACGGGAGCTGGCGGAGGTCCACCTGTCGATCCTGCGCGGGGAGGCGCCGGCGGCCGTCCGGGCGAACATTCCGGCGCAGCTCACGAGCTTCATCGGGCGGGAGGAGGAGCTGCGCCGCGTCGGGAGGATGCTCGCCGGCGGGCGGCTCGTCACGCTGCTCGGGCCCGGCGGGGCCGGAAAGACGCGGCTGGCGATCGAGGCGGCGGCGCGGGACGGCGGCGAGGTCTGCTTCGTCGACCTGGCGCCCGTCGTCGCGAGCGAGGTGGGCAAGACGCTGCTCGGGGCGCTCGGGCTGCGCGAGGCCGGGATCCGGCCCGCGCCGGGCGAGCAGCCGCCGGACGCGCTGGAGCGGCTGGTCACGGCGCTGGAGGGGCGGCGGGTCCTGCTCGTCCTCGACAACTGCGAGCACGTGGTCGCGGCCGTCGCGGAGCTGGCGCACCGGCTGCTGAGCGCCTGCCCGGAGCTGCGGGTGCTGGCGACCAGCCGGGAGGCCCTCGCGATCACGGGTGAGGCGCTGCGGCCGCTGCCGCCGCTGGAGGTCCCGCCCCCGGGCGCGGCGCTCGGAGAGCTGCCCCGCTATCCGGCGGTGCGGCTGTTCCTCGACCGGGCGGCGGCGGTGCGCCCCGGGTTCGCGGTGGACGAGGGCAACGCCGGGGCCGTGCTGCGGATCTGCCGGGCGCTGGACGGGCTGCCGCTGGCGATCGAGCTGGCGGCGGCGCGCCTGCGGTCGCTGCCGGTGGCGGAGGTCGCGACGCGGCTGGACGACCGGTTCCGGCTCCTGTCGCGCGGCAACCGGACGGCGCCGCCGCGCCACCAGACGCTCCGGGCGGTCGTGGAGTGGAGCTGGGACCTGCTGGACGAGGCGGAGCAGACCCTCGCGCGGCGGCTCACGGTCTTCGCCGGGGGCATCACGCTGGAGGCGGCGATGGGCGTGTGCGGCCTCGACGACGCCGACGAGCTGCTGGTGGAGCTGGCCGACAAGTCGCTGGTGCAGAGCGACGGGTCCCGGTACCGGATGCTCGACACCGTCCGGGCGTTCTGCGCCGAGCGGCTCGCCGCCGCCGGGGAGGTGGTGCGGTTCGAGCGGGCGCACGCGGAGTACTTCGCCGAGCTGGCCGGGCGCGCGGATCCCCACCTGCGGGGCGCCGAGCAGCTGGAGTGGCTCGAACTGCTCGCCGCCGACCACGGGAACCTGCACGCGGCGCTGCGGCGGACCGTCCGGTCCGACCCGGCGCTGGCGCTGCGGATCATCGCGCAGCTGTCGTGGTACTGGTGGCTGCGGGGGCGCGTCGAGGGCGCCGCGCTGGCGTCGGACCTGCTGGACGTGGTCGGCACCGACCCGCCGGAAGGGCTCGACGAGGAGTACGTCCTGTGCGTCACCAACGCGGTGTCGGGCGGAGCCACGGGCGAGCGCGCGGTGGCGTGGCTCGACCGTGCCGCCGAG
The sequence above is a segment of the Actinomadura coerulea genome. Coding sequences within it:
- a CDS encoding NAD(P)-binding domain-containing protein, whose product is MDTLVIGAGQAGLSTSHWLTKAGVEHLVVDGRDRLGGGWNDRWDSLHLVAPNFTVMLPGMPYTGPDPDGFMPRAEVVAHLTEYAEVIGAPVRLGVEVTRLAPAPGGFRAHTRSGPISARNVVLATGPYQRPKTPPVSRRLPAHVRQLHSADYRRPRQLADGAVLVVGTGQSGAQIAEELHDAGREVHLAVSECSAVPRRYRGRDSHWWLTQAFLHGADVGVPFPTVADLPSPAARFTCNAHVSGKDGGHDIDLREFARRGMRLYGRLESADGATVRFSDDLDRRLARAETGFEEKGRPLIDAYIAAAGIDAPPDDRPPASTFVPDTATELDLDAAGIGTVLWATGFRLDFSWVDVPVLDEWGYPRHTRGVTEHPGLYAVGLPWLHSEPSAVFVGIAADTAHVVDHLTTR
- a CDS encoding BTAD domain-containing putative transcriptional regulator; translation: MQFGVLGPVEVRADGAVVPVGGPLVRALLAMLLLDAGRLVPAERLIDGLYGEEPPSGAANALQSQVSRLRRGLGDPALVEGTPAGYRIAVRREDVDVHRFQRLAADAGAAGRHEAAGLLREALGLWRGPALADVSAPFAAGQAARLEEERACAVEAYGEAMLAEDPGAAVAALRDLVDAQPLRERARALLMRALHRSGRQAEALAVFETGREVLAEELGADPSRELAEVHLSILRGEAPAAVRANIPAQLTSFIGREEELRRVGRMLAGGRLVTLLGPGGAGKTRLAIEAAARDGGEVCFVDLAPVVASEVGKTLLGALGLREAGIRPAPGEQPPDALERLVTALEGRRVLLVLDNCEHVVAAVAELAHRLLSACPELRVLATSREALAITGEALRPLPPLEVPPPGAALGELPRYPAVRLFLDRAAAVRPGFAVDEGNAGAVLRICRALDGLPLAIELAAARLRSLPVAEVATRLDDRFRLLSRGNRTAPPRHQTLRAVVEWSWDLLDEAEQTLARRLTVFAGGITLEAAMGVCGLDDADELLVELADKSLVQSDGSRYRMLDTVRAFCAERLAAAGEVVRFERAHAEYFAELAGRADPHLRGAEQLEWLELLAADHGNLHAALRRTVRSDPALALRIIAQLSWYWWLRGRVEGAALASDLLDVVGTDPPEGLDEEYVLCVTNAVSGGATGERAVAWLDRAAELLRRIDRPVRYPAVIVLWALTAGPERTDLEVFQRQVGDDPWTRALVRMSDGFLAQFGGDLAEAEKACEDAVRGFRACGDRWGTANSLDPLAQLADWRGDRERARALQSEALELVERLGALEDTADLLYQRALVHIHAGDLDAARADYERGMELARRAGTPDKIAGGCHGLGTVARLRGDAAEARAMYEAALTGYGSERFIAAAVRGSALVGLGWLAADAGDTARARALVREALDMSFDHPIFGYQADAATALAGLAAREGDGERAALLLGASRVLRGVTVPGDPDTERVLDLIRELLDDDAREAAFAKAAALTRDRAFALLTGG